The following coding sequences lie in one Silvanigrella aquatica genomic window:
- a CDS encoding DUF4153 domain-containing protein, protein MTHNKKKFRENFIDLKDSFLRFSIPWLCAVTASFLACYTQFVKDTPTTHFNALFSLLIGIPFSLGVTLLFESKKIKNSHFIAAILSVLVITSHFLITKSETNSNYFVSNLSVLLIFSSFFSFAPFLERAGWHGFWNFNYILFQRFVLSFVYSGFLSLGFIFALLILKFIINISIDESYFMSSLLFSFIGFNILFFVIGLPRNFQELNKTPEYPNWLNILIQNLIIPFTLLYNAIMYVYLAKILFSWSLPEGKIGWLVSSLSVLGIICHFFLKPLKFEEKKKWCIFFERYFYILLLPLLYMLFVGLYSRINEYGITENRYYLFASGIWLVFICLYFIISKSKNIKIIPISLSIISLLTSFGPWSASHVALTSQISSFKSILEKNKILVDGKISSASHEISFDEEKRISGIIDYIIDFHDFKSFSLLLPLNDFNEILRNKDLTDKSQISHIRDSLLNKMNLKYISKWKEKNGNEIELRSTSFPRFQSINEFQNFLGFNLNESNSSLSNDHIKINLNNQNSSLTLYKYDKELIDIPLSTFIRDTKKLSEEHNYMEEDFYVILNAKNKNAKVKIYFESIDYIENRNSIDINSLKGFMFIQEK, encoded by the coding sequence ATGACTCATAATAAGAAAAAATTTAGAGAAAATTTTATAGATTTAAAAGATAGTTTTTTAAGGTTTTCAATACCATGGCTATGTGCTGTCACGGCCTCATTTTTAGCATGCTATACGCAGTTTGTGAAAGACACACCTACAACCCACTTTAATGCTTTATTTTCGTTACTTATTGGAATTCCTTTTTCGCTTGGAGTGACTTTATTATTTGAAAGTAAAAAAATAAAAAATAGTCATTTTATAGCCGCTATTCTATCAGTATTAGTTATTACTTCCCATTTTTTAATCACAAAATCAGAAACAAACAGCAATTACTTTGTCAGCAATCTTTCTGTTTTGCTTATTTTTAGTTCATTTTTTTCTTTCGCACCTTTTTTAGAACGTGCAGGATGGCATGGGTTTTGGAATTTCAATTATATTCTCTTTCAACGTTTTGTATTATCATTTGTTTATTCAGGTTTTTTATCATTGGGATTTATTTTTGCACTCCTTATTTTAAAATTCATAATCAATATTTCCATTGATGAATCTTACTTTATGTCATCTCTATTATTCTCATTTATTGGTTTCAATATTTTATTTTTTGTAATAGGTCTACCTAGAAATTTTCAAGAACTCAATAAGACCCCTGAATATCCAAATTGGTTGAATATCCTAATTCAAAATTTAATCATTCCATTTACTTTATTATATAACGCGATTATGTATGTTTATTTGGCAAAAATTTTATTTTCCTGGAGTCTTCCCGAAGGAAAAATAGGCTGGTTGGTTTCCTCATTGAGTGTCTTAGGAATTATCTGTCATTTTTTTCTTAAGCCTTTAAAATTTGAGGAAAAGAAAAAATGGTGTATATTTTTTGAAAGATATTTTTATATTTTATTACTCCCCTTATTATATATGCTATTTGTAGGATTATATTCAAGAATAAATGAATACGGAATTACAGAAAATCGGTATTATCTATTTGCATCTGGTATTTGGCTTGTTTTTATTTGTCTTTATTTTATAATTTCAAAGTCCAAAAACATAAAAATAATCCCAATATCGTTATCTATTATTTCCTTATTAACTTCTTTTGGTCCCTGGAGTGCATCTCATGTGGCACTTACGAGTCAAATAAGCAGCTTCAAATCGATATTGGAAAAAAATAAAATACTTGTGGATGGAAAAATATCTTCTGCTTCTCACGAGATATCATTCGACGAAGAAAAAAGAATTAGTGGAATAATCGATTATATTATAGATTTTCATGATTTTAAATCTTTCAGCTTGCTTTTACCTTTAAATGATTTTAATGAAATCTTAAGAAACAAAGATTTAACTGATAAGAGTCAGATTAGTCATATAAGAGATTCTTTGCTAAATAAAATGAATTTAAAATACATTTCCAAATGGAAAGAAAAAAATGGAAATGAAATAGAGTTGCGATCTACGTCATTTCCTCGTTTTCAAAGTATAAATGAATTTCAAAATTTTTTAGGTTTTAACTTGAATGAATCAAATTCTAGTTTAAGTAATGATCATATTAAAATTAACCTGAATAATCAAAATTCATCTTTAACTTTGTATAAATATGATAAAGAATTAATTGATATACCTTTAAGTACATTTATAAGAGATACAAAAAAATTATCTGAAGAACACAATTATATGGAAGAAGATTTTTATGTCATTTTAAATGCAAAAAATAAAAATGCAAAGGTAAAAATATATTTTGAATCAATAGATTATATAGAGAATAGAAATTCAATTGATATCAACTCATTAAAGGGTTTTATGTTTATTCAAGAAAAATGA
- a CDS encoding IS3 family transposase — translation MKDKVSSQKSVRKKYSPEFKDRALALSDKVGVAQAARDLDIPSPMLYSWRTKRDQCGQPLENKKLQEAEYSRLKRENARLEEEYSIITMCRVLKVSASGYYHWLSKPITKRKQRNNFLSEKIEFYFLKENRRADYRRIARRLKKGGILVSVNHVAKLMKAKSLRAKAARKFKATTNSKHSLPVAPNLLEQNFEANIPNHKWVCDITYVWTEEGWIYVATVMELYSRMIIGWSISDRMTAILVVNALEMALGKRGYPTGVIVHSDRGSQYCSTIYQKLIKDNSLICSMSKRGDCFDNAAIESWNHSFKVEAILGEKFQTRSEAVNHIFEYIEVYYNRERLHSKIGYLSPKDFESMVA, via the coding sequence ATGAAAGATAAGGTTTCAAGTCAGAAAAGTGTTCGTAAAAAGTACAGCCCTGAATTCAAGGACAGGGCTTTAGCCTTATCAGATAAGGTTGGTGTGGCTCAGGCAGCCAGAGATCTCGATATCCCATCACCAATGCTTTATTCTTGGCGTACCAAACGAGATCAATGTGGCCAACCTTTAGAAAATAAAAAGCTCCAAGAAGCAGAATATTCAAGATTAAAACGTGAAAATGCCCGCTTAGAGGAGGAGTATTCTATTATAACAATGTGCCGCGTTTTAAAGGTTTCTGCAAGTGGATATTATCATTGGCTCTCAAAGCCAATTACAAAGAGAAAGCAAAGAAATAATTTTTTGTCCGAAAAAATCGAATTTTATTTTTTGAAAGAAAATCGACGAGCTGATTATCGCAGAATTGCAAGGCGGCTTAAAAAAGGAGGAATTCTTGTAAGCGTTAACCATGTTGCAAAATTAATGAAGGCAAAAAGTTTGAGAGCAAAAGCCGCAAGAAAGTTTAAAGCAACAACAAATAGTAAACATTCATTACCTGTGGCTCCAAATCTTCTTGAACAGAATTTCGAAGCGAATATTCCAAATCATAAATGGGTTTGCGATATTACCTATGTTTGGACAGAAGAAGGCTGGATTTATGTTGCAACAGTAATGGAGCTTTACTCAAGAATGATTATTGGCTGGTCTATATCAGACAGGATGACAGCAATACTTGTTGTTAATGCACTTGAAATGGCTTTAGGAAAAAGAGGTTATCCAACTGGCGTTATCGTTCATTCTGATAGAGGAAGTCAATACTGCTCAACTATTTATCAGAAATTGATTAAGGATAATTCTCTCATTTGTAGTATGAGTAAACGAGGTGATTGTTTTGACAACGCGGCAATCGAAAGCTGGAATCATAGCTTTAAGGTTGAAGCAATTTTAGGAGAGAAATTCCAGACTAGAAGTGAAGCAGTAAATCATATTTTTGAATATATAGAGGTTTATTATAACCGAGAACGGTTACATTCAAAAATTGGTTACTTGAGTCCAAAGGATTTTGAATCTATGGTGGCATAG
- a CDS encoding ribonuclease domain-containing protein, with translation MSKILKFILIMILILTQQFIYSAGSYLVCTDDRGKSRWARPSTHENFKWVSKSTFGFKIRGIFRIRNDSDPYVDEEVEHILNRINNNKLSAKEDGIKICETLVSICKNTFGRQYKSVGVSSSNSKPPREIFLINANGKICTDNINLQNYKDYFIVRTDNNKQILRDFIRAIDISNNFKFEKADKYLNLEKILPLSGDYYKVDINPSNGEFRDAKRIIVDWNSGKRWMTLDHYHSFIPLYPPVNTDYFP, from the coding sequence ATGAGTAAAATTTTAAAATTTATTTTAATAATGATATTAATTTTAACTCAGCAATTCATATACAGTGCTGGGTCTTATTTAGTTTGCACAGATGATAGAGGAAAAAGTAGATGGGCAAGACCAAGTACGCATGAAAATTTTAAATGGGTAAGTAAAAGTACATTTGGATTTAAAATAAGAGGTATTTTTAGAATTAGAAATGACTCTGATCCCTATGTTGATGAAGAAGTCGAACATATTTTAAATAGAATTAATAACAATAAATTATCTGCTAAAGAAGACGGAATAAAAATCTGTGAAACTTTAGTTTCGATATGCAAAAATACTTTTGGTAGACAATATAAGTCTGTTGGCGTGAGTTCTAGTAATTCCAAACCTCCTAGAGAGATATTTTTGATTAACGCCAACGGAAAAATATGCACTGATAATATTAATCTTCAAAATTACAAAGACTATTTTATTGTTAGAACAGATAATAATAAGCAAATTCTTAGGGATTTTATTCGAGCAATAGATATTTCAAACAATTTTAAGTTTGAAAAAGCAGATAAATATCTCAATCTTGAAAAGATTCTTCCTTTAAGTGGCGATTATTATAAAGTGGATATTAATCCAAGTAACGGCGAATTTCGTGATGCAAAAAGAATTATTGTCGATTGGAATTCGGGAAAAAGGTGGATGACATTGGATCATTATCATAGTTTTATTCCTTTGTACCCTCCTGTAAATACAGATTATTTTCCCTAA
- a CDS encoding tRNA threonylcarbamoyladenosine dehydratase: MAFRNHRFSRLELLVGKEGLGRFRNLHVLIVGAGGVGGYAAEAIARSAVGKITLVDHDEVCVTNVNRQIHAFTDTVGKKKVQLLVDRLQKINPLAIYHGIDEHHHPDKGDFIFEEAERLAGQPVDAVIDCIDTLIPKVDLIARCKNKNIPIWSSMGSASRMDPSQIKCADISETKVDKFAKQIRLKLREVGITSGVRVVYSTEEAIDPEQAVPGTEWQCICPTIEKEFGACQHKRVMLGTISYLPPIFGLWLAGDLLQHYLQGIDFKKRETFEKTPTFDEFQKVLKLGQA; the protein is encoded by the coding sequence ATGGCATTCCGAAATCACCGTTTTAGCAGATTAGAACTTCTTGTGGGAAAAGAAGGACTCGGCCGCTTTAGAAATCTTCATGTTCTCATTGTCGGAGCCGGCGGAGTCGGAGGCTATGCAGCCGAAGCCATTGCGCGTTCAGCCGTAGGGAAAATCACACTTGTCGATCACGACGAAGTTTGCGTTACCAACGTCAATCGGCAAATTCATGCCTTCACAGATACCGTTGGTAAAAAAAAGGTTCAACTTCTGGTTGATAGACTGCAAAAAATAAACCCCCTTGCAATCTACCATGGCATTGACGAGCATCATCACCCTGATAAGGGCGACTTTATTTTTGAAGAAGCGGAAAGACTTGCAGGACAACCTGTGGATGCTGTTATTGATTGCATTGACACCCTTATTCCCAAAGTCGATCTCATTGCTCGCTGTAAAAATAAAAATATTCCCATTTGGAGCTCCATGGGCTCCGCAAGCCGCATGGATCCCTCACAAATCAAATGTGCCGATATCTCAGAAACCAAAGTAGATAAATTTGCTAAGCAAATTCGCTTGAAATTGAGGGAAGTGGGAATCACCAGCGGTGTGCGCGTTGTTTATTCTACAGAGGAAGCCATCGATCCCGAACAAGCTGTCCCCGGTACAGAATGGCAGTGCATTTGCCCCACCATTGAAAAAGAATTTGGTGCGTGCCAACACAAACGCGTGATGCTTGGAACAATTAGCTACCTTCCTCCTATTTTTGGTTTGTGGCTTGCTGGTGATCTTTTACAGCATTATTTACAAGGAATTGACTTTAAAAAGAGAGAAACTTTCGAAAAAACACCTACTTTTGACGAATTTCAAAAGGTTTTAAAGCTTGGGCAAGCCTAA
- a CDS encoding DUF4870 family protein has product MQHNNYFNNSSSHVPVKNSTQNIVTAVYILQLVSIFTAGLFALIPLLMCYLFRHQAKGSWLDGHFRWQIQTFWFSVLFFALAWLFGLIPFLGWLISVPCFLLGVAVILVRTFKGWKKLNIQKPPQNLIE; this is encoded by the coding sequence ATGCAACATAATAATTACTTTAATAATTCAAGCTCCCATGTGCCTGTTAAAAATTCGACACAAAATATCGTTACAGCAGTTTATATTTTGCAATTGGTTTCTATATTTACTGCCGGGTTATTTGCCCTAATCCCACTCCTTATGTGCTACCTATTTCGTCACCAAGCAAAAGGAAGTTGGTTGGATGGGCATTTTCGCTGGCAAATTCAAACCTTTTGGTTTTCTGTCCTCTTTTTTGCTCTTGCCTGGCTCTTTGGCCTCATACCCTTCTTAGGATGGCTTATTTCTGTGCCCTGTTTCCTTTTAGGAGTTGCGGTTATTTTAGTACGCACTTTTAAAGGATGGAAAAAGCTCAATATCCAGAAACCACCACAAAATCTCATTGAATAA
- a CDS encoding ParA family protein: MSEKKVKRIGATKSNIPKIITKNYDKPQSVRIISVCNQKGGCGKTTTVINVAAGLAKLGQRVLVVDLDSQCNATTGLGIDTSEIEKSVFELLVEPKKTNLEDVILETQYENLHIAPASIELSEFESRMAGEIGRENRLKKALLPLHSLYDFIILDTPPSLGLLSVNALNAANEVQIALQAHPFAFDGLNLLLETISLIKEELNPKLKITGLVVTMFDSRTKLSREIVDKVMNIELLSNCVFKTCIRQNVKLAEAVKARKSVLTYDPSCTGAEDYLSLSKEICLQNISQITPDVTANKNIETTVE; the protein is encoded by the coding sequence ATGTCAGAAAAAAAAGTAAAAAGAATTGGCGCAACAAAATCTAATATTCCAAAAATAATAACAAAAAATTATGATAAGCCCCAAAGCGTGCGGATTATATCTGTTTGTAATCAAAAAGGAGGGTGCGGTAAGACAACAACAGTCATCAATGTTGCGGCTGGATTAGCAAAATTAGGACAGAGAGTGTTAGTAGTCGATCTCGATTCCCAATGCAATGCGACAACAGGCCTTGGCATTGACACCAGTGAAATAGAAAAAAGTGTATTTGAATTATTAGTTGAACCTAAAAAAACAAATTTAGAAGATGTCATTCTTGAAACTCAATATGAAAACTTACATATTGCTCCTGCCTCTATTGAGTTATCCGAATTTGAAAGCAGAATGGCCGGAGAAATTGGTCGCGAAAATCGACTTAAAAAGGCGTTACTTCCTCTGCACTCCTTATATGATTTTATTATTCTTGATACTCCACCCAGTCTGGGCTTGCTCAGTGTGAATGCCTTAAATGCCGCAAATGAAGTACAAATTGCATTACAAGCACATCCTTTTGCTTTTGATGGTTTAAATTTATTATTAGAAACTATCAGTCTCATTAAAGAAGAACTAAATCCAAAACTTAAAATCACAGGTTTGGTTGTTACGATGTTTGACTCAAGAACAAAACTTTCTCGAGAAATTGTTGATAAGGTTATGAATATCGAATTGTTAAGTAACTGTGTCTTTAAGACATGTATTAGACAAAATGTGAAACTTGCCGAAGCCGTTAAAGCAAGAAAATCTGTGTTAACTTACGATCCTTCCTGCACTGGAGCTGAAGATTACTTATCTTTAAGCAAAGAAATCTGTTTACAAAATATCTCGCAAATAACACCCGATGTGACAGCAAATAAGAATATAGAAACTACTGTCGAATAA
- a CDS encoding DUF423 domain-containing protein: MFYPRLFSILGFLSVALGAFGAHGLKNKVTEAMLENWKTATLYLFIHVLAGLISFYVTNKKRSQFCFASGAIIFAGSLYLLVLLNIPILGAITPIGGSLFLLGWAFLFWDVKKQISK, translated from the coding sequence ATGTTTTACCCACGATTATTTTCTATTTTAGGGTTTTTAAGTGTTGCTTTGGGAGCTTTTGGTGCTCATGGTCTTAAAAATAAAGTAACAGAAGCTATGCTAGAAAATTGGAAAACAGCAACATTATATCTTTTTATCCATGTTCTTGCGGGATTGATTTCCTTTTATGTCACAAACAAAAAAAGATCACAATTTTGCTTTGCCAGTGGTGCTATAATTTTTGCAGGATCTTTATATTTACTCGTTTTATTAAATATACCGATTCTAGGAGCAATCACTCCGATTGGAGGAAGTTTGTTCTTGTTAGGGTGGGCATTTCTATTTTGGGATGTGAAAAAGCAAATTTCAAAATAA
- a CDS encoding APC family permease: MEKDKKRKDDTPKKENLTQRFVSKLSYFLTRSFYFKGNQNVHVQEKTYHWFSVLSLTGVDYFSTLAYQPGIALMAVGAMAPFSSLLLVLVTLFGAVPTYREVAKRSYTGQGSIAMLENLLSGWSGKFCVLGLIAFAVTDFFITMTLSASDAAAHMVENPYINQFVGHNNLSVAICMLLALGVVFFIGFKEAIVVAISCTIPFLFLTLIVIIRSVFVIIKEPVLLYNWMSEPIFKTDWFGLFIISALAFPKLALGLSGFETGVSVMPLIKNNTKEHHKENEHISYVPLGRIRGTKKLLLCSALIMSVYLITSSIVTSVLLKQSQVVDGGEAAGRALSYLAHKYLGDIFGTFYDFSTIIILWFAGASAMAGLLNIIPRYLPRFGMAPQWVALRRPLVVIITFISILILIAFKANINAQAGAYATGVLALILSAAIAVTLSLKKENNFNPSGRLKLKILYFGFVSLVFAFTLGDNIKARPDGLIIACLFFILILLASAVSRWRRAFELRVESHNIVGGTSEVLWNQIKNKKVNLVPISSGDKKWFKRKEEKIKKYYKIDEPLAFLAVSLRDDRSEFKTPLVIKVSRMFNNTNNFLIEVSGAVAISNTVAYISEQIDPIAIYLGLARKNAMEQAISYVLFGEGEIGILTYKVLVQYWESTEEDDVRPVIFLMSE; the protein is encoded by the coding sequence ATGGAAAAAGATAAAAAAAGAAAAGATGACACCCCTAAAAAAGAGAATTTGACACAACGTTTTGTATCAAAATTATCCTATTTCTTGACGCGAAGCTTTTATTTTAAGGGTAATCAAAATGTTCATGTTCAAGAAAAAACTTATCACTGGTTTAGTGTTTTAAGCCTTACAGGAGTTGATTATTTTTCTACACTGGCTTACCAGCCTGGCATTGCTTTAATGGCTGTAGGAGCTATGGCTCCTTTTTCATCACTTCTTCTTGTGCTTGTTACTTTATTTGGTGCGGTTCCTACGTACCGTGAAGTGGCGAAAAGATCCTATACTGGTCAAGGTTCCATTGCCATGCTTGAAAATTTATTAAGCGGATGGAGTGGCAAATTTTGTGTTTTAGGATTAATTGCCTTTGCCGTAACGGACTTTTTTATAACGATGACTTTGTCCGCATCGGATGCCGCAGCGCATATGGTTGAAAATCCTTATATCAATCAATTTGTAGGTCATAACAATTTAAGTGTAGCCATATGTATGCTTTTAGCTTTGGGTGTGGTCTTTTTTATAGGCTTTAAAGAAGCCATAGTCGTCGCTATTTCTTGTACTATACCTTTCTTATTTTTAACATTAATAGTTATTATCCGTTCTGTTTTTGTTATTATTAAAGAACCTGTATTGCTATATAATTGGATGTCTGAACCTATTTTTAAAACAGATTGGTTTGGTTTATTCATTATTTCTGCCCTCGCCTTTCCGAAGCTTGCTCTGGGTTTGAGTGGTTTTGAGACGGGTGTTTCTGTTATGCCACTCATAAAAAATAATACAAAAGAACATCATAAAGAGAATGAGCATATTTCATATGTTCCTTTAGGAAGAATTAGGGGTACAAAAAAACTTTTGCTTTGTTCTGCCTTAATTATGTCTGTTTATTTAATCACCTCAAGTATTGTGACATCGGTATTATTAAAACAATCTCAAGTTGTTGACGGCGGAGAAGCAGCAGGGAGAGCTCTTTCTTATTTAGCACATAAATATTTAGGTGATATATTTGGTACATTTTATGACTTTTCGACGATTATTATTCTTTGGTTTGCAGGTGCTTCGGCTATGGCGGGACTATTAAATATTATTCCTCGTTATTTGCCACGCTTTGGAATGGCTCCGCAATGGGTTGCTTTAAGGAGACCTTTAGTCGTTATAATTACTTTTATCAGCATACTCATTTTAATTGCATTTAAAGCAAATATCAATGCACAAGCAGGGGCTTATGCCACAGGAGTATTAGCACTCATTTTGTCGGCAGCAATTGCTGTTACTTTGTCGCTTAAAAAAGAAAATAATTTTAACCCTTCAGGTAGATTAAAATTAAAAATATTATATTTTGGTTTTGTTTCTTTAGTCTTTGCTTTTACTTTGGGCGATAATATTAAGGCACGTCCTGATGGTCTTATTATTGCATGTCTCTTTTTTATATTAATATTGCTTGCAAGTGCTGTGAGCCGTTGGCGTCGTGCTTTCGAATTGCGCGTTGAGTCACATAATATCGTGGGAGGCACATCGGAAGTTTTATGGAATCAAATTAAAAATAAAAAAGTGAATTTAGTTCCTATTTCTTCAGGCGATAAGAAATGGTTTAAACGCAAAGAAGAAAAGATTAAAAAATATTATAAAATTGATGAGCCTTTAGCATTTCTCGCTGTTTCTTTAAGAGATGATCGCAGCGAATTTAAAACCCCGCTTGTCATTAAAGTATCGCGTATGTTTAATAATACGAATAATTTTTTAATTGAAGTGTCGGGTGCAGTCGCTATTTCAAATACGGTTGCTTATATTAGCGAACAAATCGATCCCATAGCTATTTATTTAGGCCTTGCTCGAAAAAATGCTATGGAGCAAGCTATTTCTTATGTTTTATTTGGAGAAGGTGAAATTGGAATTTTGACCTATAAGGTTCTTGTTCAGTATTGGGAATCAACCGAAGAAGATGATGTGCGGCCTGTTATCTTTTTAATGTCTGAGTAA
- a CDS encoding macro domain-containing protein yields the protein MLFQIVENIFDLYPEAVAHPVNSIGLSHDLLSKKIKRIWPDYYRDYARACLRKHLEPYRCYHYQINALFGTNHIMTMTIRNNWQEKLKQESMRETIQSFIQQCHEQKITTVAIPIIESVPQKWLESEIENEAKKYYHNTLNTVYLFNNC from the coding sequence ATGCTATTTCAAATTGTTGAAAACATTTTTGATTTATATCCCGAAGCAGTTGCTCATCCTGTAAATAGTATAGGTTTGAGCCACGATCTGTTATCAAAAAAAATCAAAAGAATTTGGCCTGATTATTATAGAGATTATGCAAGAGCCTGTTTAAGAAAACATTTAGAACCTTATCGCTGTTACCATTATCAAATAAATGCCTTATTTGGCACGAATCATATTATGACAATGACCATTCGAAATAATTGGCAAGAGAAACTAAAACAGGAATCTATGCGAGAAACAATTCAATCATTCATTCAACAATGCCATGAACAAAAAATCACAACAGTGGCAATCCCTATTATAGAATCCGTTCCTCAAAAATGGCTAGAGAGCGAAATCGAAAATGAAGCAAAAAAATATTATCATAATACTTTAAATACAGTTTATTTATTTAATAATTGTTAA